One Deltaproteobacteria bacterium CG11_big_fil_rev_8_21_14_0_20_49_13 DNA segment encodes these proteins:
- a CDS encoding ZIP family metal transporter: protein MIEFLQQFHPVTQALIGGGYAFLVTALGAACIYTFSSLNRKLFDGMLGFSAGIMLAASVWSLLLPAIEMSALRGHHAKWMIPACGFLVGGLFLRLVDKILPHIHPDMVVLKEEGIKTHWQKSTLLVLAITLHNIPEGLAIGVAFGAAGFGVEGATLAGALALAIGIGIQDFPEGFAVAMPLRKLGKSVNRSFFYGALSGIVEPIAAVIGAAAVMLSKNMLPYALSFAAGAMVFVVIEEVIPEAGSGGNEDIATTGAMIGFALMMVLDVAFS, encoded by the coding sequence ATGATAGAATTTCTTCAGCAATTTCATCCTGTCACCCAGGCCCTGATAGGCGGAGGTTATGCCTTTTTGGTCACGGCACTTGGGGCCGCCTGCATCTATACATTCAGCTCGTTAAATCGAAAGTTATTTGATGGAATGCTCGGGTTCTCCGCCGGCATAATGCTGGCGGCAAGCGTCTGGTCGCTCCTGCTCCCTGCCATAGAGATGTCTGCGCTAAGAGGCCATCACGCCAAATGGATGATACCCGCCTGCGGTTTCCTAGTTGGCGGGCTATTTTTACGGCTTGTCGATAAGATACTTCCTCACATCCATCCCGACATGGTAGTTTTGAAAGAAGAGGGGATAAAAACCCACTGGCAGAAGAGCACGTTACTGGTCCTCGCTATCACGCTTCATAATATTCCGGAAGGCCTCGCAATCGGAGTTGCGTTCGGGGCGGCCGGGTTCGGAGTTGAAGGCGCGACGCTCGCCGGGGCTCTGGCACTTGCGATAGGTATCGGCATTCAGGATTTCCCGGAAGGGTTCGCCGTCGCAATGCCTTTGCGAAAACTGGGGAAGTCGGTCAACAGAAGTTTCTTTTACGGAGCGCTCTCCGGCATTGTTGAGCCGATTGCGGCGGTGATCGGTGCGGCCGCGGTAATGCTCTCCAAGAATATGCTTCCGTACGCCCTCTCATTCGCCGCCGGCGCAATGGTATTCGTGGTGATAGAAGAGGTGATACCCGAGGCCGGGAGCGGCGGCAACGAAGACATTGCCACCACGGGCGCCATGATAGGTTTTGCACTCATGATGGTATTAGACGTGGCATTTTCTTAA
- a CDS encoding MBL fold metallo-hydrolase, with the protein MKAVKISEHVYWVGVIDWNLREFHGYSTKRGSTYNSYLIMAEKPTLVETVKAPFKDEMLERIASVIDPKDIKYIVSGHAEMDHSGSIPHMIDLIKPEKVVASTMGVKALQDHFHLTHPIIPVKDGDTLSLGNMELKFLETRMIHWPDSMFSYLAKDELLFSQDAFGMHLASSERFADEVAHDVRLEETAKYYANIILPYSSFVLKLIERWKGINLNVKFIATDHGPIWRDGGAEIIPLYEKWALQKPEKKAVIIYDTMWKSTEAMANEIAGGLIEEGVETVVLPLAASSRSDVALHVLSAGAVFIGSPTLNNNIFPSVADSLVYLKGLRPKNKIGAAFGSYGWGGEALEQLNQWMKDIGIELVSDGVKVKYVPREEDLVKCFELGRDAAARLKELV; encoded by the coding sequence ATGAAAGCTGTAAAGATAAGCGAACATGTTTACTGGGTAGGGGTGATAGACTGGAACCTGCGCGAATTTCACGGTTACTCGACCAAGAGGGGTTCCACCTATAACTCTTATCTTATAATGGCGGAAAAGCCGACGCTGGTCGAAACGGTCAAGGCGCCGTTCAAAGATGAGATGCTTGAGCGGATTGCCTCCGTCATCGACCCGAAGGATATCAAATATATAGTTTCAGGGCATGCCGAGATGGACCATTCCGGCTCCATTCCGCATATGATAGACCTCATCAAACCAGAGAAGGTCGTCGCCTCCACCATGGGTGTAAAAGCGCTACAGGATCATTTTCATCTGACGCATCCTATTATTCCCGTTAAGGACGGCGATACGTTGAGTCTTGGCAATATGGAGCTTAAATTCCTTGAGACGCGTATGATCCACTGGCCCGACAGCATGTTCTCATATCTTGCAAAGGACGAACTCCTCTTTTCGCAGGACGCCTTCGGCATGCATTTAGCCTCAAGCGAGCGTTTTGCAGATGAGGTGGCGCATGACGTCCGGCTAGAAGAGACGGCCAAATACTATGCCAACATAATCCTTCCGTATTCTAGCTTTGTGCTGAAACTTATCGAGAGGTGGAAGGGCATTAACCTTAATGTGAAGTTCATTGCCACGGACCACGGGCCAATCTGGCGTGACGGCGGCGCAGAGATAATTCCACTATATGAAAAGTGGGCGCTGCAAAAGCCGGAAAAGAAGGCCGTTATCATATATGATACGATGTGGAAGAGCACCGAGGCAATGGCCAACGAGATAGCGGGTGGACTCATTGAAGAGGGTGTGGAAACGGTAGTTCTCCCCCTGGCGGCGTCAAGCAGGAGTGATGTTGCTCTTCATGTCCTTTCGGCCGGCGCCGTATTCATTGGTTCGCCGACACTCAATAATAATATCTTTCCTTCTGTTGCAGACTCGCTTGTTTATCTTAAAGGCCTAAGGCCCAAGAACAAGATAGGCGCGGCGTTCGGCTCATACGGCTGGGGAGGCGAGGCGCTAGAGCAGCTCAACCAGTGGATGAAGGATATCGGCATCGAACTTGTCTCCGATGGCGTGAAGGTAAAATATGTCCCTCGTGAGGAGGATCTGGTCAAGTGTTTCGAACTGGGGCGCGACGCGGCCGCAAGGCTCAAGGAGCTCGTCTGA
- a CDS encoding 2-oxoacid ferredoxin oxidoreductase (catalyzes the coenzyme A-dependent decarboxylation of 2-oxoacids, such as pyruvate and 2-oxoglutarate) yields the protein MITNDTYKISETAWCPGCGNFSIIKSVKDALVRSGLEQDQIVFVSGIGQAAKAPHYLNVNLLDGLHGRSLPAATGVKLANPTLNVIVESGDGCSYGEGGNHFISAIRRNIDLTVIVHNNQVYGLTKGQASPTSDEGFVTKTQPDGVKSGSFNPIEVAVALKAGFVARSFSGMPAHATEMIVKGIKHKGFSLIDILQPCVTFNKVNNFGWYKKRCVELPKDHDPTNWENALKVATQWGDKIPVGVIYENSRKPYDELIYTGLNSTPKDLKSILAKYC from the coding sequence ATGATCACTAACGACACATATAAAATATCGGAAACGGCATGGTGCCCCGGTTGCGGGAATTTCTCCATAATCAAGTCGGTTAAGGATGCGCTTGTAAGGTCGGGGCTCGAACAGGATCAGATAGTATTCGTATCCGGCATCGGTCAGGCCGCAAAGGCGCCGCATTATCTGAACGTGAATCTCCTGGACGGCCTCCATGGAAGATCGCTTCCGGCAGCGACCGGTGTTAAGCTCGCCAATCCTACACTTAACGTTATCGTAGAAAGCGGCGACGGGTGTTCATACGGTGAAGGCGGTAATCATTTTATTTCCGCGATAAGAAGGAATATCGACCTTACGGTCATCGTCCATAATAATCAGGTCTACGGACTCACCAAGGGGCAGGCAAGCCCCACATCGGACGAAGGGTTTGTCACAAAGACCCAGCCCGATGGCGTGAAGTCGGGATCGTTCAATCCCATAGAGGTTGCCGTTGCTTTAAAGGCGGGATTCGTTGCCAGAAGTTTTTCCGGGATGCCGGCGCACGCGACCGAAATGATAGTGAAGGGGATCAAACACAAAGGCTTTAGCCTCATTGATATACTCCAGCCTTGTGTTACATTCAATAAGGTGAATAACTTTGGCTGGTATAAGAAACGCTGTGTCGAGTTGCCAAAGGATCATGACCCCACCAACTGGGAGAACGCCCTTAAGGTAGCGACCCAGTGGGGCGATAAGATACCGGTAGGCGTCATCTACGAGAATAGCCGTAAACCTTACGATGAGCTTATTTATACAGGCCTTAACAGCACACCGAAAGACCTAAAGTCCATTCTAGCTAAGTATTGTTAA